A stretch of Lathyrus oleraceus cultivar Zhongwan6 chromosome 6, CAAS_Psat_ZW6_1.0, whole genome shotgun sequence DNA encodes these proteins:
- the LOC127096406 gene encoding plasma membrane ATPase 1 has protein sequence MQGKRGDYQDFVGIIILLIINSTISFIEENNAGNAAAALMARLAPKAKVLRDGKWSEEDASVLVPGDIVSIKLGDIIPADARLLEGDPLKIDQSALTGESLPVTKHPGEGVYSGSTCKQGEIEVVVIATGVHTFFGKAAHLVENTTHVGHFQQVLTSIGNFCICSIAIGLIIEIIVIYGVHGYGYRNGIDNLLVLLIGGIPIAMPTVLSVTMAIGSHKLSQQGAITKRMTAIEEMAGMDVLCSDKTGTLTLNKLTVDKEMIEVFAKGVGKDLVVLMAARASRMENQDAIDCAIVSMLADPKEARVGIKEVHFLPFNPTDKRTALTYIDGAGNMHRVSKGAPEQILNLAQNKAEIELEVHAMIDKFAERGLRSLGIARQEVPEGSKESAGGPWEFVALLPLFDPPRHDSAETIRRALDLGVSVKMITGDQLAIGKETGRRLGMGTNMYPSSSLLGENKDQLGAVSIDDLIEKADGFAGSCYNNLVKQNTNYNNQIYLHSCFLVELVYN, from the exons ATGCAGGGAAAGCGAGGAGATTATCAAGATTTTGTTGGCATAATTATTTTGCTAATTATAAACTCAACCATAAGTTTCATAGAAGAAAATAATGCTGGTAATGCAGCTGCTGCCCTTATGGCAAGATTGGCTCCAAAAGCAAag GTACTTCGTGACGGAAAATGGAGCGAAGAAGATGCTTCGGTATTGGTCCCTGGAGACATAGTTAGCATCAAGCTAGGGGACATCATTCCTGCCGACGCACGTCTCCTTGAAGGTGACCCTTTGAAGATTGATCAG TCTGCTCTTACCGGAGAGTCACTCCCTGTGACTAAACATCCCGGAGAAGGAGTATATTCTGGTTCAACTTGCAAGCAAGGAGAAATTGAAGTCGTAGTCATAGCAACTGGAGTTCACACATTTTTCGGAAAGGCAGCTCATCTCGTCGAAAACACAACACACGTTGGACATTTCCAACAG GTTTTGACATCTATTGGAAATTTCTGCATCTGTTCAATTGCTATTGGATTGATTATTGAAATCATTGTGATATACGGCGTCCACGGATATGGTTACAGAAACGGTATTGATAACCTTCTAGTGCTACTAATTGGAGGAATCCCTATTGCAATGCCAACTGTTCTTTCAGTTACAATGGCTATTGGCTCACATAAGTTATCTCAGCAG GGTGCTATAACAAAGAGAATGACTGCTATTGAAGAAATGGCCGGAATGGATGTGTTATGCAGTGACAAAACAGGCACATTAACTCTTAACAAGCTTACAGTGGACAAGGAAATGATTGAG GTTTTTGCCAAAGGTGTTGGCAAGGATTTGGTTGTACTTATGGCTGCAAGAGCATCAAGGATGGAGAACCAAGATGCAATTGATTGCGCAATCGTTTCAATGTTGGCAGACCCAAAGGAG GCACGAGTTGGAATAAAAGAAGTTCATTTCCTTCCGTTTAATCCAACTGATAAAAGAACTGCCCTTACATACATTGATGGTGCTGGTAATATGCACAGGGTTAGCAAAGGTGCACCAGAGCAG ATTCTCAATCTTGCACAAAACAAGGCAGAAATCGAACTGGAGGTTCATGCGATGATTGACAAGTTTGCAGAACGTGGACTTCGTTCTCTTGGGATTGCAAGACAG GAAGTACCGGAGGGAAGTAAGGAAAGTGCAGGAGGACCATGGGAGTTTGTTGCTCTTCTCCCTCTTTTTGACCCTCCGAGACATGATAGCGCAGAAACAATCAGAAGAGCTCTTGATCTTGGCGTTAGTGTCAAAATGATCACTG GTGATCAACTCGCAATAGGTAAGGAAACGGGAAGGCGTCTAGGGATGGGGACTAACATGTATCCTTCTTCATCACTGCTCGGTGAAAATAAAGATCAATTAGGTGCTGTTTCCATTGATGATCTCATTGAGAAAGCTGACGGTTTTGCTg